One Actinoplanes missouriensis 431 DNA segment encodes these proteins:
- a CDS encoding PLD nuclease N-terminal domain-containing protein has protein sequence MARLNILLFLVIVALSVVALIDCLITDRARLRSFPRGAWVVLILLCPVAGAIAWFHAGRATSPRDEHLPRTGAGSEAGAFGPEDDPEFVEQLAEALRKQ, from the coding sequence ATGGCCCGACTGAACATACTGCTCTTCCTCGTCATCGTCGCGCTCAGCGTGGTCGCTCTGATCGACTGCCTGATCACCGACCGGGCGCGGCTGCGGTCGTTCCCGCGCGGCGCCTGGGTCGTGCTGATCCTGCTCTGCCCGGTCGCGGGGGCGATCGCCTGGTTCCACGCGGGCCGGGCAACGTCGCCGCGCGACGAGCACCTGCCCCGGACCGGCGCGGGCAGCGAGGCGGGCGCGTTCGGGCCCGAGGACGACCCGGAGTTCGTCGAGCAGTTGGCCGAGGCCCTCCGCAAGCAGTGA
- a CDS encoding ribose-phosphate diphosphokinase, with the protein MRDIAVFTGSAHPELAAEICEQLDVPLLPTRISRFANDCIEVQLQGNCREKDVFLIQPLSPPTQEHLAELLFMLNAARGASAGRITVVLPHYAYARSDKKDAPRISIGGRLVADLLTTAGADRVLAMTLHSPQVHGFFNIPVDHLHALRELADHFRRYNLDNAVVVSPDLGNAKEAAAFARMLGIEVAAGAKQRYADDKVVISSVIGEVADRDVIVLDDEIAKGSTVFELLARLRERNVRSVRVACTHGLFAADAVQRLSAEKEIEEIVCTNTVPIPMHNRTDKLTILSVAPALAEAMRRIHNGESVSALFG; encoded by the coding sequence GTGCGTGACATCGCCGTTTTCACCGGATCCGCCCATCCCGAACTGGCTGCCGAGATCTGCGAGCAGCTGGACGTGCCGCTGCTGCCGACCCGGATCTCCCGGTTCGCCAACGACTGCATCGAGGTTCAGCTGCAGGGCAACTGCCGGGAGAAGGACGTGTTCCTGATCCAGCCGCTCTCCCCGCCCACCCAGGAGCATCTCGCCGAGCTGCTCTTCATGCTCAACGCCGCCCGGGGCGCGTCGGCCGGCCGGATCACCGTGGTCCTGCCGCACTACGCGTACGCCCGCAGCGACAAGAAGGACGCCCCGCGCATCTCGATAGGCGGCCGCCTCGTCGCCGACCTGCTCACCACCGCCGGCGCCGACCGGGTCCTCGCGATGACCCTGCACTCACCGCAGGTGCACGGCTTCTTCAACATCCCGGTGGACCACCTGCACGCGCTGCGCGAGCTGGCCGACCACTTCCGTCGCTACAACCTGGACAACGCCGTGGTGGTCTCCCCGGACCTCGGCAACGCCAAGGAGGCCGCCGCGTTCGCCCGGATGCTCGGCATCGAGGTGGCGGCCGGCGCGAAGCAGCGGTACGCCGACGACAAGGTGGTGATCAGCTCGGTGATCGGTGAGGTCGCCGACCGGGACGTGATCGTGCTGGACGACGAGATCGCCAAGGGCAGCACGGTCTTCGAGCTGCTGGCCAGGCTCCGCGAGCGCAACGTCCGCAGCGTGCGGGTGGCCTGCACGCACGGGCTCTTCGCGGCCGACGCGGTGCAGCGGCTCTCCGCGGAGAAGGAGATCGAGGAGATCGTCTGCACCAACACGGTGCCGATCCCGATGCACAACCGCACCGACAAGCTGACGATCCTGTCGGTGGCGCCGGCGCTCGCCGAAGCGATGCGGCGCATCCACAACGGCGAATCGGTGAGTGCGTTGTTCGGCTGA
- a CDS encoding serine/threonine-protein kinase yields MTNDPDDSDTPLAGRCVGNSYIMVRPIGQGATGTVWRGEDRATGEPVAIKLLHESLLRQPRLVTRFVQERTILQMLRHRHVVRVRDLFSVGETLGLVMDLVAGGNLRDLLHKRGTVPPAEAVRLAGQVASALAEAHDLGIIHRDLKPDNILLSESSEARLTDFGIARILTLPSMTTPNAVVGTPHYMAPEAFHGVTPSPATDVYSLGVLLYELVSGQPPFRSDSIPELMRLHAEGRPERRPGIPDPLWRIIMMCLAAKPRQRPSAADLVTDLGFLARNLADTPALSRPGAPPSESIVFDSAARLPVPRRSALSGLPGRLRPRLPLPIRTRGDAIRSHRWSRSGATAVVIAGAMLASGLAWHAGRSGSIPAEAPTVITAPRLSPPTSPASPASSTSPTSSAGAAASVVAAAPPPTHPKTVRPAPARKVTPSRVRATRPASTRNDRRPPLPEGRATAQGRWQCAPDLIFDLRTRAPLSPRPCHQLGRDVQVQAALTAPAGGRGRIEVTLQDTRTGRTVAGPRTCDGLSFTRRSITRECGPLVAEPRRGRQYAVVMTYRYTRHGRAATSTSRGRPFRW; encoded by the coding sequence ATGACAAACGACCCCGACGACTCGGACACGCCCCTTGCCGGGCGGTGTGTCGGGAACTCGTACATCATGGTCCGCCCCATCGGGCAGGGCGCCACCGGCACCGTCTGGCGGGGCGAGGACCGCGCCACCGGCGAACCCGTCGCGATCAAACTGCTGCACGAGAGCCTGCTGCGGCAGCCGCGGCTGGTCACCCGGTTCGTTCAGGAGCGCACCATCCTGCAGATGCTGCGGCACCGCCACGTGGTGCGGGTTCGTGACCTGTTCAGCGTGGGGGAGACCCTCGGCCTGGTGATGGACCTGGTGGCCGGCGGCAACCTGCGCGACCTGCTGCACAAGCGCGGCACCGTGCCACCCGCCGAGGCGGTCCGGCTCGCCGGGCAGGTCGCGTCCGCCCTCGCCGAGGCGCACGATCTCGGCATCATCCACCGCGACCTGAAGCCGGACAACATCCTGCTCAGCGAGTCCTCCGAGGCCCGGCTCACCGACTTCGGCATCGCCCGGATACTCACCCTGCCGAGCATGACCACGCCGAACGCGGTCGTCGGCACCCCGCACTACATGGCGCCGGAGGCGTTCCACGGCGTCACCCCGAGCCCGGCCACCGACGTCTACTCGCTCGGGGTGCTCCTCTACGAGCTGGTCAGCGGTCAGCCGCCGTTCCGCAGCGACTCCATCCCCGAGCTCATGCGCCTGCACGCGGAGGGCCGGCCCGAACGGCGTCCCGGCATCCCCGACCCGCTCTGGCGGATCATCATGATGTGCCTGGCGGCCAAGCCACGCCAGCGCCCGAGCGCCGCCGACCTCGTCACCGACCTGGGGTTCCTGGCCCGCAACCTGGCGGACACGCCGGCGCTGTCCCGGCCCGGCGCGCCCCCGAGCGAGTCGATCGTCTTCGACTCCGCGGCCCGGCTGCCGGTGCCGCGCCGCTCCGCGCTCTCGGGCCTGCCCGGGCGTCTGCGACCGCGCCTGCCCCTCCCCATCCGGACCCGGGGGGACGCCATCCGCTCGCACCGCTGGTCACGTTCCGGCGCGACCGCCGTGGTGATCGCCGGCGCCATGCTCGCCTCGGGCCTCGCCTGGCATGCCGGCCGCTCCGGCAGCATCCCCGCTGAGGCGCCCACCGTGATCACCGCACCCCGGCTGAGCCCGCCGACCTCCCCGGCCTCCCCGGCCTCTTCGACATCCCCGACCTCCTCGGCCGGCGCGGCCGCCTCGGTCGTCGCGGCGGCGCCGCCGCCGACCCACCCGAAGACCGTCCGGCCCGCGCCTGCCCGCAAGGTCACGCCCTCCCGGGTACGGGCTACGCGTCCCGCCTCGACCAGGAACGACCGGCGGCCGCCCCTGCCCGAAGGCAGAGCAACAGCCCAGGGACGGTGGCAGTGCGCGCCCGACCTGATCTTCGACCTGCGGACCCGTGCGCCGCTGAGCCCGCGCCCCTGTCACCAGCTCGGCCGGGACGTCCAGGTCCAAGCCGCGCTCACCGCCCCGGCGGGCGGACGGGGGCGCATCGAGGTGACCCTGCAGGACACCCGGACCGGCCGCACCGTGGCCGGTCCCCGCACGTGCGACGGCCTCTCCTTCACCCGCCGCTCGATCACCCGCGAGTGCGGACCGCTGGTGGCCGAGCCGCGGCGGGGGCGTCAGTACGCGGTGGTGATGACCTACCGCTACACCCGTCACGGGCGGGCCGCCACGAGCACATCCCGGGGGCGCCCGTTCCGCTGGTGA
- a CDS encoding ABC transporter ATP-binding protein, protein MTTLTVETAEFAYGGGEPVLRGVTVTARAGELLAVTGTSGAGKTTLLSAMAGLLAPRTGTVGVDGAPLGDRDRAVARGVVLIPQENGLAAILTAAENIAVAVIATGGTPADARRRTAESLEALGLSGQAGQLIDELSGGQQQRTAIARGLALRAEVLLADEVTSELDAANRQKVLDLLRAEADRGAAVVLATHDPDTAAACDRELHLADGTATWVRNPGSA, encoded by the coding sequence GTGACGACGTTGACGGTGGAGACGGCGGAGTTCGCCTATGGCGGGGGCGAACCCGTGCTGCGGGGGGTGACGGTGACCGCCCGGGCCGGCGAGCTGCTGGCGGTCACCGGGACCTCCGGCGCGGGCAAGACCACCCTGCTCAGCGCGATGGCCGGACTGCTCGCGCCGCGCACCGGGACGGTGGGCGTGGACGGCGCGCCGCTCGGTGACCGGGACCGGGCCGTCGCGCGCGGTGTCGTGCTGATCCCGCAGGAGAACGGGCTCGCCGCGATCCTCACCGCCGCCGAGAACATCGCGGTCGCGGTGATCGCCACCGGCGGCACCCCGGCCGACGCGCGGCGGCGCACCGCCGAGTCGCTGGAGGCGCTCGGGCTCTCCGGCCAGGCCGGGCAGCTGATCGACGAGCTCTCCGGCGGTCAGCAGCAGCGCACCGCGATCGCCCGGGGCCTGGCGCTGCGGGCCGAGGTGCTGCTCGCCGACGAGGTGACGAGCGAGCTGGACGCGGCGAACCGGCAGAAGGTGCTCGACCTGCTGCGCGCCGAGGCGGACCGGGGCGCGGCGGTCGTGCTGGCCACCCACGACCCGGACACGGCGGCGGCCTGCGACCGGGAGCTGCACCTGGCGGACGGGACGGCGACCTGGGTCAGGAACCCGGGATCAGCGTGA
- a CDS encoding hybrid sensor histidine kinase/response regulator: MAYPLRYALADLALALSRAGANPAEVRSTAARAAADMIGDGAGVQLLRDDGRYEEISYHHLDNERSGPLARALNRAGETPDDKYSTTLAASRRPIVLAGDSAAELAAPELSITAAVLCPVIVDNTYAGFLILTRHTPDAFYSTPEVELARDIAGELCLAVSAARAQERLKAAEERYHRVLETIPEGVLQLDPDGVATYANEPIGVVLGMPRAELIGVSLRGFLDNVGQKELDRRIAECKTGRSTVGATRLMRADGSRRSVRISMMPIRDDHGEFAGVLCMITDTTDHIDARGLKRQLDHLRRLDSLGQLIGGLSHDFNNLMTVVAGSADMILTGTEEDAPAHQLAKDILDAVATGRTLTHQLLAFGRSEGNRPEVIPIPDLLTDVQSLFSRTLGERIGLDLTFGPDVWPVKAERGPLEQALVNLAANARDAMLHGGMVRVTATNEVVEPGQFAAEGAPAGKLVHLVVTDTGTGMEEEVRKRALEPFFTTRPTAAGLGLATTAGIVSNLGGHIELESQPRMGTTVHIYLPAAEERPATAGEGRTKQAVIGRVLIVEDQPDVAQLVQRLIAPAGYEIAVATDALTAVTQVASGARPDLLITDVVMPTMTGPELAGALRTHQPDLPVLYMSGYSAASLGPQLHLDDNSMLLEKPFTRSTLLGAIRSLCGPQPIRQNEVPPQQ, translated from the coding sequence ATGGCTTACCCCCTCCGGTACGCGCTCGCCGACCTCGCCCTGGCTCTCAGCCGAGCCGGGGCCAATCCGGCCGAGGTGCGTTCCACGGCCGCCCGCGCCGCCGCCGACATGATCGGTGACGGCGCGGGCGTGCAACTGCTTCGCGACGACGGCCGATACGAGGAGATCTCCTACCACCACCTCGACAACGAGCGGTCCGGTCCGCTGGCCCGTGCCCTGAACCGGGCCGGGGAGACGCCCGACGACAAGTACTCCACCACCCTGGCCGCGAGCCGCCGCCCGATCGTGCTCGCCGGTGACTCGGCGGCCGAGCTGGCCGCTCCCGAGCTGAGCATCACGGCCGCCGTGCTGTGCCCGGTGATCGTGGACAACACGTACGCGGGCTTTTTGATCCTGACCCGGCACACCCCGGACGCCTTCTACTCCACACCCGAGGTGGAACTGGCCCGGGACATCGCCGGGGAGCTCTGTCTCGCCGTCTCGGCGGCGCGGGCCCAGGAACGGCTGAAGGCCGCCGAGGAGCGGTACCACCGGGTCCTCGAGACGATCCCGGAGGGTGTGCTGCAGCTCGACCCGGACGGCGTGGCCACCTATGCGAACGAGCCGATCGGCGTGGTGCTCGGCATGCCCCGCGCCGAGCTGATCGGGGTCTCGCTGCGCGGCTTCCTGGACAACGTCGGGCAGAAGGAGCTGGACCGCCGGATCGCCGAGTGCAAGACCGGCCGCTCCACGGTCGGCGCCACCCGGCTGATGCGGGCCGACGGCTCACGGCGCAGCGTGCGGATCAGCATGATGCCGATCCGCGACGACCACGGCGAGTTCGCCGGCGTGCTCTGCATGATCACCGACACGACCGACCACATCGACGCCCGTGGCCTCAAGCGGCAGCTCGACCATCTGCGCCGGCTGGACAGCCTGGGCCAGCTGATCGGCGGCCTGTCGCACGACTTCAACAACCTGATGACGGTGGTGGCCGGCTCCGCCGACATGATCCTGACCGGCACCGAGGAGGACGCGCCCGCGCACCAGCTGGCCAAGGACATCCTGGACGCGGTGGCCACCGGCCGGACACTGACCCATCAGCTGCTCGCGTTCGGCCGCAGCGAGGGCAACCGGCCCGAGGTGATCCCGATCCCGGACCTGCTCACCGACGTGCAGTCGCTGTTCAGCCGTACGCTCGGCGAGCGGATCGGCCTGGACCTGACGTTCGGCCCGGACGTGTGGCCGGTGAAGGCCGAGCGCGGCCCGCTGGAGCAGGCGCTGGTCAACCTGGCGGCGAACGCCCGGGACGCGATGCTGCACGGCGGCATGGTCCGGGTGACCGCCACCAACGAGGTGGTCGAGCCCGGCCAGTTCGCCGCCGAGGGCGCCCCGGCCGGCAAGCTGGTGCATCTGGTCGTCACGGACACCGGCACCGGCATGGAGGAGGAGGTCCGCAAGCGGGCCCTGGAGCCGTTCTTCACCACCCGTCCGACCGCGGCCGGCCTGGGGCTGGCCACCACCGCCGGCATCGTGAGCAACCTGGGCGGGCACATCGAGCTGGAGTCGCAGCCGCGGATGGGCACCACCGTGCACATCTACCTGCCGGCCGCCGAGGAGCGCCCGGCCACCGCGGGCGAGGGCCGGACCAAGCAGGCGGTGATCGGCCGGGTCCTGATCGTGGAGGACCAGCCGGACGTCGCGCAGCTGGTGCAGCGGCTGATCGCGCCCGCCGGGTACGAGATCGCGGTCGCCACGGACGCCCTGACAGCGGTCACGCAGGTCGCCTCGGGAGCACGCCCGGACCTGCTGATCACCGACGTGGTGATGCCGACGATGACCGGCCCGGAGCTGGCCGGCGCGCTGCGCACGCACCAGCCGGATCTGCCGGTGCTCTACATGTCCGGGTACTCGGCGGCGTCGCTCGGGCCGCAGCTGCACCTGGACGACAACAGCATGCTGCTGGAGAAGCCGTTCACCCGCTCGACGCTGCTCGGCGCCATCCGGTCACTGTGTGGTCCCCAGCCCATCCGTCAGAACGAGGTGCCTCCGCAGCAGTAA
- a CDS encoding FtsX-like permease family protein produces MISVLLAMIWSRRGQAVTLAVLALIAVASAVAAPAYLLAVERAVAQGQIETAELDELRLVIRAANDYQVAAQSGEVVRITAAGNALDRMTGFSFVYSEEMPTLGLESTNSYASRLVFRQDVCDHLVILTGRCVSGEGDVLLGEQSAKRLKVGAGDTFVLRTARVDGRSQPPFWQPEGDPKTFTVAGTYRVPDPSEIYWGTHGYFISGPFIGPGEPLFTTDTSLNSIVRSTSLEAIDGIAAPGTLHIDRLDAVRAELAELESVTDAVPGLNLDTGIPQLFERIESGRAEARLLVPVLAVPLVLLACFSIYLTVGHGAEGRRDEIAVVALRGARWWTRWWLATGESLTAVLAGALAGCVAGQLLVNLVAASIFQGAGADPALSSLRYAPAATGTALAAALLAQRRPLFSPVSALLQRTTGGRRPIPVIEAVVVVLAVVAAAQLYLADGSLDGLGSFAPALLMLALALLTARAVLPLVSRYAGRALQRGRLGAGLAGLQLSRRPGAGRLFALLAASAAVAGYATCAVDTAAQVRDVEARLGTGAHRVITLERMPRRQLLDAVRRADPEGRFAMAVAELPTGGSAGVPGLAVDSARLPAVAYWTDSGPSAAEVAARLHPSAPERPSFTGDEIVAEVTTTEVASDRRLRLAIALSSKIGLGETVVEIGVLRNGPARYRQPLSFCAKGCWVNGIGISGLGRATETTGTIEVRGLNGISFGGWWAAQNAQVTNSPTLTVKANVRAAPSGTAWIRPPATADPLPLAVAGAGPPAGVLTSLGGDAIPAAAIARLPVVPMAGRNAVLMDLDLADRLAVDAQPAQAPQVWLGPDAPADVLQRLADEGLVASGDTSAAQVRERLDRQGPALALTFHVLAGILAALLGAGALVLTIAVDRGRRAGDLAALRAQGLPGRVVRRATLWTYPVLVGFAVLVGLLVGAATWWLTGWSLPLAGLTPPDLPAPGTPRPAILLAVAAAVLALFVAVALAGGRDLRKRTEKGPE; encoded by the coding sequence ATGATCTCCGTCCTGCTCGCGATGATCTGGTCCCGGCGCGGCCAGGCCGTCACCCTCGCCGTCCTGGCGCTGATAGCGGTCGCCTCCGCGGTCGCCGCCCCGGCCTACCTGCTCGCCGTCGAGCGGGCCGTCGCCCAGGGCCAGATCGAGACGGCCGAGCTCGACGAGCTGCGCCTGGTGATCCGTGCCGCGAACGACTACCAGGTCGCCGCGCAGTCCGGCGAGGTCGTCCGGATCACCGCCGCGGGCAACGCGCTGGACCGGATGACCGGCTTCTCGTTCGTCTACTCCGAGGAGATGCCCACGCTGGGGCTCGAGTCGACGAACTCCTACGCGTCCCGGCTGGTCTTCCGGCAGGACGTCTGCGACCACCTGGTGATCCTCACCGGGCGGTGCGTCTCCGGCGAGGGCGACGTCCTGCTCGGCGAGCAGAGCGCGAAACGGCTGAAGGTGGGGGCCGGTGACACGTTCGTGCTGCGGACCGCCCGGGTGGACGGCCGGAGCCAGCCGCCGTTCTGGCAGCCCGAGGGCGACCCGAAGACGTTCACGGTGGCCGGAACGTACCGGGTGCCGGATCCCTCGGAGATCTACTGGGGCACGCACGGCTACTTCATCAGCGGTCCCTTCATCGGACCGGGCGAGCCGCTGTTCACCACCGACACCAGCCTGAACTCGATCGTGCGATCCACCTCGCTGGAGGCGATCGACGGGATCGCCGCACCCGGCACCCTGCACATCGACCGGCTCGACGCGGTCCGTGCCGAGCTCGCCGAGCTGGAGAGCGTCACCGACGCGGTGCCCGGCCTCAACCTGGACACCGGCATCCCGCAGCTGTTCGAGCGGATCGAGAGCGGCCGGGCCGAGGCGCGGCTGCTGGTCCCGGTGCTCGCCGTTCCGCTCGTGCTGCTCGCCTGCTTCAGCATCTATCTGACCGTGGGGCACGGCGCGGAGGGCCGGCGGGACGAGATCGCCGTGGTGGCGCTGCGCGGCGCCCGCTGGTGGACCCGCTGGTGGCTGGCGACCGGGGAGAGCCTCACCGCGGTGCTGGCCGGTGCGCTGGCCGGCTGCGTGGCGGGCCAGCTGCTGGTGAACCTGGTGGCGGCGAGCATCTTCCAGGGCGCCGGCGCCGATCCGGCGCTCTCCTCGCTGCGGTACGCGCCGGCGGCCACCGGGACCGCCCTGGCCGCCGCCCTGCTGGCCCAGCGCCGGCCGCTGTTCAGCCCGGTCTCGGCCCTGCTGCAGCGGACCACAGGCGGCCGCCGGCCGATCCCGGTGATCGAGGCGGTCGTGGTCGTCCTGGCCGTGGTCGCCGCCGCCCAGCTCTACCTCGCCGACGGCTCGCTCGACGGCCTCGGCTCGTTCGCGCCGGCCCTGCTCATGCTGGCCCTGGCCCTGCTCACCGCGCGGGCCGTGCTGCCGCTGGTCAGCCGGTACGCCGGGCGTGCCCTGCAGCGCGGCCGGCTCGGCGCCGGGCTGGCCGGCCTCCAGCTGTCCCGCCGTCCCGGGGCCGGCCGGCTCTTCGCGCTGCTCGCCGCGTCCGCCGCGGTGGCCGGGTACGCGACCTGCGCGGTCGACACCGCGGCGCAGGTCCGGGACGTGGAGGCGCGGCTCGGCACCGGGGCGCACCGGGTGATCACGCTCGAGCGGATGCCGCGCCGCCAGCTGCTCGACGCGGTCCGCCGGGCCGACCCGGAGGGACGGTTCGCGATGGCCGTCGCCGAGCTGCCCACCGGCGGCAGTGCCGGCGTCCCCGGACTGGCGGTCGACTCCGCCCGGCTGCCCGCGGTGGCCTACTGGACCGATTCCGGGCCGAGCGCCGCCGAGGTGGCCGCGCGGCTGCACCCGTCGGCGCCGGAACGGCCGTCCTTCACCGGTGACGAGATCGTGGCGGAGGTGACCACCACCGAGGTCGCCTCCGACCGGCGGCTGCGGCTCGCGATCGCGCTCTCCTCCAAGATCGGGCTGGGCGAGACGGTCGTGGAGATCGGCGTGCTGCGCAACGGCCCGGCGCGGTACCGGCAACCCCTCTCGTTCTGCGCGAAGGGCTGCTGGGTCAACGGGATCGGCATCTCCGGTCTGGGCCGGGCGACCGAGACGACCGGGACGATCGAGGTCCGCGGCCTCAACGGGATCAGCTTCGGTGGCTGGTGGGCGGCACAGAACGCTCAGGTCACGAACAGTCCCACCCTGACCGTCAAGGCCAATGTCCGGGCCGCGCCGTCCGGCACCGCGTGGATCCGGCCGCCGGCCACCGCCGATCCGCTGCCGCTGGCCGTGGCCGGGGCCGGGCCGCCGGCCGGGGTGCTCACCAGCCTCGGCGGCGACGCGATCCCGGCGGCCGCGATCGCGCGGTTGCCGGTCGTGCCGATGGCGGGGCGGAACGCCGTACTGATGGATCTTGATCTTGCGGACCGCCTGGCGGTCGATGCGCAGCCGGCGCAGGCGCCGCAGGTGTGGCTCGGCCCGGATGCGCCCGCGGACGTCCTCCAGCGGCTCGCCGACGAGGGCCTCGTGGCGTCCGGTGACACCAGCGCCGCGCAGGTCCGCGAGCGGCTCGACCGGCAGGGACCCGCGCTCGCCCTCACCTTCCACGTGCTCGCCGGAATCCTCGCCGCGCTGCTCGGGGCCGGCGCGCTGGTGCTGACCATCGCGGTGGACCGCGGGCGGCGCGCCGGTGACCTGGCCGCGCTGCGGGCGCAGGGTCTGCCGGGCCGGGTGGTCCGGCGGGCGACGCTCTGGACCTATCCGGTGCTGGTCGGGTTCGCGGTGCTGGTGGGCCTGCTGGTCGGGGCGGCGACCTGGTGGCTGACCGGCTGGTCGCTGCCGCTGGCCGGGCTGACGCCGCCGGATCTGCCGGCCCCGGGCACGCCCCGGCCGGCGATCCTGCTCGCGGTGGCGGCCGCGGTGCTCGCGCTGTTCGTGGCGGTCGCCCTGGCAGGCGGGCGTGACCTGCGTAAACGCACAGAAAAGGGACCCGAGTAG
- a CDS encoding ABC transporter ATP-binding protein → MNGLAVACRRVVHIYRAEAGDVVALAGVDLSIAPGETLALVGPSGSGKSTLIALLAGLMRPSAGRINVGTYDMGKLSDGEISRLRGTEIGVVLQGAARNLLPYASLHRNIWLAQRRAAHTRGIQLDDPDRILDLVGLPGQGRRRLADLTPGGRQRAALAVGIAAGPGLLLVDEPTSRLDTAGRDEVLDALETVNRERHTTIVVVTHDNEVGARLGRAVTIRDGRVGAEGRDGQDFAVVAGDGTVQLPPDVLGSYPPGTLFTVQNVDGEVTLIPGS, encoded by the coding sequence ATGAACGGACTGGCCGTAGCCTGCCGCCGAGTGGTGCACATCTACCGCGCCGAAGCCGGCGACGTGGTCGCGCTGGCCGGCGTCGACCTCTCCATCGCGCCGGGCGAGACGCTCGCCCTCGTCGGGCCGTCCGGCTCCGGCAAGTCCACGCTGATCGCGCTGCTGGCCGGGCTGATGCGGCCGTCCGCCGGGCGGATCAACGTGGGCACCTACGACATGGGCAAGCTCTCCGACGGCGAGATCTCCCGGCTGCGGGGAACCGAGATCGGTGTGGTCCTGCAGGGCGCGGCGCGCAACCTCCTGCCGTACGCGTCGCTGCACCGCAACATCTGGCTGGCCCAGCGCCGCGCCGCGCACACCCGCGGCATCCAGCTCGACGACCCGGACCGCATCCTCGATCTGGTCGGTCTGCCCGGACAGGGCCGCCGGCGGCTCGCCGACCTCACCCCGGGCGGGCGTCAGCGGGCCGCGCTCGCGGTCGGCATCGCGGCCGGGCCGGGGTTGCTGCTGGTGGACGAGCCGACCAGCCGCCTCGACACGGCCGGTCGCGACGAGGTGCTGGACGCGCTGGAGACGGTGAACCGGGAGCGGCACACCACGATCGTGGTGGTCACCCACGACAACGAGGTGGGCGCCCGGCTCGGGCGGGCCGTGACGATCCGCGACGGCCGGGTCGGCGCCGAGGGCCGCGACGGCCAGGACTTCGCGGTGGTCGCCGGCGACGGGACCGTTCAGCTGCCGCCGGACGTGCTCGGCTCCTACCCGCCCGGCACGCTCTTCACGGTGCAGAACGTGGACGGTGAGGTCACGCTGATCCCGGGTTCCTGA